In Candidatus Methylacidithermus pantelleriae, the genomic window CAACGAGTTTCTCTGCCGCGAACCGTAGCCCAGATTGTCCTGCGTCATGGCCAGTTACCTGGAATCGTGCGAAGGATTGTGCGACTGATCGAACAGTGGCGACCCGATTGTGCTGTCTGCGACCGGGAATTCTTTCTACCATACGCGGCGCAAGTCGCAGGCCTTCCCTGCTTTTCGCTCGATCACTCGCACATTCTCCATGCTTGCCAGTACCCAGTTCCTCCAAGCCAAAGGCTTTCCTGGTATTTAGCCATGCTCCATGACTGGCTTTCTTTCAATCAAACCCGTTTCCATTTAGTCATCTCCTTTTTTCGCCCACCCCTACGGCCATCCACCCAACACTACTACGAGCTCCATGCTCCCGTCTTACGTCCAGAAGTTACGACAATGCATCCGGCGGAGGGAGAAAGCGTTCTTGTCTATCAGACAAGCCCTACGTTTCGCCGCCTTCTAGATGCCCTACAACAACTCAAGCGACCCGTCCTCGTCTACGGAATGCAGAACCAGGAAGAAAAAAGAGGAAACCTTTTCTTCCGGGCTTTCCACCCCACTCGCATTCTCGAGGATCTGGCCCAAAGCGCCTACGTCATTGCTAACGGGGGACACAATCTTCTCTGTGAGGCTTTTTATCTGGGCAAGCCCGTCTTTTGCTTCCCAGTGGCGTGCTTGTTTGAACAATTTTTAAATGCTTGGTACGTAAAGGAGCTTGGTTATGGCGACTTTTCCACCTCCCTGCGACCTACGGGACAGCTTCTCCAACGTTTTGAAGCTAACCTGGAAATGTATTCCCGAAACCTCCGTACTGGTTTTCGATATGGAACCGAGGAAGTCGTCCGGAGGGTAGACCAAATCGTTTCTTCTCCCAGTTTGATTCTCCGAAAGTGCGCTGAGAAAGAAGGAGCTTCAACCCATCCAGGGTCCTCGTACCCAAGCTCGGTCCCCCTGGTTCAAGCTCTTTCCAGAAAGGCCAAAACCCCCCTTCGAGACAACTGAACCCTTGTGGACAAACGTCGGAAGCAAACCCATCACAATGAAACGGGGCCAAAGAGTCAAACTTCGCGACCAGGGCCCCTGGTAATCTATCTATTCATTCAATTTCCCAAGCGGTCCCAAATGTTTCTTGTGCGCGAGCTTCAAGCCCTATCCACGCTCGGTGCCCAAGTCGAGGTGCATTCCCTCTGGGGAAAAAGTCCAGTCGATCCTGCAGAGTTTTCCTTGCCTCCGGGTATTACCGCGTACCCCGCACCAGGAAAGAAATACC contains:
- a CDS encoding glycosyltransferase family protein; translated protein: MARVLYGLMGNTNGHVMRTLAIISRLPQHEFFLVGGGRVPQLLGNQYPCLEVPVLRTVHCKQRVSLPRTVAQIVLRHGQLPGIVRRIVRLIEQWRPDCAVCDREFFLPYAAQVAGLPCFSLDHSHILHACQYPVPPSQRLSWYLAMLHDWLSFNQTRFHLVISFFRPPLRPSTQHYYELHAPVLRPEVTTMHPAEGESVLVYQTSPTFRRLLDALQQLKRPVLVYGMQNQEEKRGNLFFRAFHPTRILEDLAQSAYVIANGGHNLLCEAFYLGKPVFCFPVACLFEQFLNAWYVKELGYGDFSTSLRPTGQLLQRFEANLEMYSRNLRTGFRYGTEEVVRRVDQIVSSPSLILRKCAEKEGASTHPGSSYPSSVPLVQALSRKAKTPLRDN